The genomic DNA AGCAAGGCTTGCCTCAATCTTACGTACCCCCGTCAATCCAAAGCTTATCATTTGAATTGGCAACGAACATCAAACCAGGAGACATCCGCTCCTTGTTAGGGAGGGAGCTGCCCGGTTTTGCGATCTTTGATACAGAAATCTTGGTAGCTGGAGAGGGGACCGATTATACGAACTTACCGATTGAGTCAGCCCCACCTCTTGATGTGTTATTGAAAGAACGTGAGGTTGCAGAAGAAAAGCTAAAGGTTGAAGATAATAATGATAAACCTGCTCCTAAAATGACAACGAATGGCCGGAAGGTTGTGTACGTCTATCAATCTCATTCGTATGAATCGTTCCTTCCTTTGCTGAAGGGAGTAAAAGACCCAGATGATGCGACTTCTCCAAATTCAAAAGCGAACATGATCAGAGTAGGAGAGATCCTCACGAACGAACTGGAGCAAAAAGGGATTGGCACTCTTCAAGATCGGACGAATATGGGAGAAAAATTAATCAACCGCGGCTGGGAGCATGCACATGCATATCAATTATCACGAGAAATGGTTACTGCTGCTTTTGCACAAAACAAAGACCTGACTTATTTATTCGATTTACATCGAGATTCTCTGCGTAAAGACAAAACAACTGTCGAGATTAATGGTAAACCTTATGCCAAACTATTTTTCGTCATAGGTAAAGGTAATCTTGAACATGAGAAAAATGCACGGTTAGCAGAAGAATTACACTATTCATTGAATAAAAAGTTCCCTGGTCTGAGTCGAGGTGTCTTTTTAAAGCCAAAAAGCGAAGGAAACGGCGTATACAACCAAGACTTATCCAACCGGGCCATTTTGCTAGAGGTCGGCGGAGTGGATAACAATTTAGAAGAAATCCACCGATCCTTAGAAGCGTTCGCAGACGTATTCGCAGATTATTATTGGAAAGCTGAAAAAGTAAATGCAGGAGGACAATAACCCATGTCGAATTGTTTAAGTGACGTAAAATCTTCACATTATTCTCACACTTTGGTTCATCCACCTATGAGATAATGACATTACGAAATCACTTAAACTGAGGTTGAATGCTGATGCCGAACTGGTTAAGGAAAACACTTGTCGTACTGATTACGGTATTTACGTTAGGAACAGTCACACCTCCGCCACATCTATTGGCAGAGAGCGATGAAGGAGCAGCAACGAAATCGAGTGCTTCCATCGACTTTGAAGGTTTCACAAATGATTATGATGAAACCGGTGAATATAGTGAACCAGCAGAACTCCTGAAAAAACCGTGGCAGGAGATTGCTGCTACATACGACAACACTGAGGAATTACAGGAAGCATTTATCGCTTACACCGTTCATCAAGCGACAGAACAGACGAAAGAGAAATTTGGTGAGCGAATCGAGGCTAAACGCGGGGACGAGTTCCGTACTGTCATTTTGCCGAAAATTGAAGAGACGATTGCAAAATTAAGTGAACAAATGGATGATATGGCCTTGAGGAATTTGACCATTTCAGAACGTCCGGCCAGCGGAACGGGGGAAAAGATCTTCCACATCAAGAATGAAATGACAAAGAAGGATGTTTTCCGGTTGCATGTGCGAAGGGAACACCCTCCAGGACAGGGCTACTGGTTTACGTTCCATTATCATGATGCTCGAGACGACTTCGCGAGTCATCATGAACTCGGAAGCATCTACTGGGACAAAAATACGCCACCAAATTGGATGAGTTAAGCAACCTATATCTAGGTTGCTTTTTTATTGAGCAAGGCGTTCGATTTAACATTTCGACCTCGATTTCATAATGCTATAATT from Pseudalkalibacillus sp. SCS-8 includes the following:
- a CDS encoding YpjP family protein yields the protein MPNWLRKTLVVLITVFTLGTVTPPPHLLAESDEGAATKSSASIDFEGFTNDYDETGEYSEPAELLKKPWQEIAATYDNTEELQEAFIAYTVHQATEQTKEKFGERIEAKRGDEFRTVILPKIEETIAKLSEQMDDMALRNLTISERPASGTGEKIFHIKNEMTKKDVFRLHVRREHPPGQGYWFTFHYHDARDDFASHHELGSIYWDKNTPPNWMS
- the spoIIP gene encoding stage II sporulation protein P, with amino-acid sequence MKHNRLLYNLKKSNKETFVKRAGMYTVIVLLLFITVSILASSFFEKRFQSSSMKGTLNIFSTEQLVTFMGTVNPYFQQGLPQSYVPPSIQSLSFELATNIKPGDIRSLLGRELPGFAIFDTEILVAGEGTDYTNLPIESAPPLDVLLKEREVAEEKLKVEDNNDKPAPKMTTNGRKVVYVYQSHSYESFLPLLKGVKDPDDATSPNSKANMIRVGEILTNELEQKGIGTLQDRTNMGEKLINRGWEHAHAYQLSREMVTAAFAQNKDLTYLFDLHRDSLRKDKTTVEINGKPYAKLFFVIGKGNLEHEKNARLAEELHYSLNKKFPGLSRGVFLKPKSEGNGVYNQDLSNRAILLEVGGVDNNLEEIHRSLEAFADVFADYYWKAEKVNAGGQ